One Mugil cephalus isolate CIBA_MC_2020 chromosome 8, CIBA_Mcephalus_1.1, whole genome shotgun sequence genomic window carries:
- the LOC125012027 gene encoding proline-rich protein HaeIII subfamily 1-like: MNLLLCVVLPWLLFAGELHASTKSSYQAQSEELHYEPEPQPLLQMPRSGGPSYHPNTQAQGPYYPAWPQAQGPYYHPNPGPQGPYYHPGPQAQGPYYHPKPGPQGPGRGT; the protein is encoded by the exons ATGAACCTCCTTCTATG tGTTGTGCTGCCATGGCTGCTCTTTGCTGGAGAGCTTCATGCAAGTACAAAAT cttccTACCAGGCTCAGTCTGAGGAGCTGCACTATGAGCCCGAACCCCAGCCACTGCTCCAGATGCCTCGCTCTGGGGGTCCTTCCTACCACCCCAACACTCAAGcccagggaccttactaccCAGCCTGGCCCCAGGcccagggaccttactaccACCCTAATCCCGGGCcccagggaccttactaccACCCCGGGCCCCAGGcccagggaccttactaccACCCCAAGCCCGGGCCCCAGGGCCCAGGCCGAGGGACCTAA